The Edaphobacter sp. 12200R-103 genome contains a region encoding:
- a CDS encoding 2-oxoglutarate dehydrogenase E1 component, which yields MATKAGTLSQGPTVTDPQEREAVFDIFRRWGYLQASLDPLGQYLPADPFPTPAPEGELAAEARRYYCGTIAIEFMHIPSVEQRQWLQSQIEKTPSKPNQAHILTQLIRADLFEQVIQSRYLGTKRFSLEGITALIPFLDQILELGSTLGVTKAMLAMNHRGRLNVMTNTIGRPASEIFTKFEDVDPRSTLGGGDVKYHLGATGDYTSPSGKVISLHLASNPSHLEAIDPVLIGRSRARQERIGEGGKKQVLPILVHGDAAFAGQGILAETLNMETLPGYNVGGVIHVIVNNLLGFTANPEESNASRFSTDIAKRLPIPIIHVNAEDPDAVVRVAALVTEYRQRFGSSVVVDLIGYRRHGHSEVDDPTVTQPRRYAVIKDHAPLYQIYAEKIGVNPAKEAENIQQEFLDQQKLATQASHIPHMATLPSYWDKFKGGEYDASLEVNTGISAERVGELVKKITTYPKDFHIHPKVKKLFEQRLEMGSGAKLFDYGTAELVAFASLLEDGTLVRLTGQDSQRGTFNQRHSIVVDTETESRYSPLANLSKAQGRFEVYNSLLSEAAVLGFEYGFARDYPEALVMWEAQFGDFANGAQIIIDQFIAAGEAKWGLLSGVVLLLPHGYEGQGPEHSSARVERYLQLAANDNIQICQPSNAAQYFHLLRRQVMRSWRKPLVVFTPKSMLRHPDAASPIADFSHDRFLNVLPDNDVKDPRRLLVCSGKVGHNLRMEREKRKDFSVGIIFVEQLYPWPEQELQAALDQYPNAEEIVWVQEEPANMGPYFYVMPLLRRLAGNRAVLSVKRSASATPATGSAKAHDIEEKTLVNMALGMAGDQ from the coding sequence ATGGCCACCAAGGCAGGGACGTTGTCTCAAGGACCGACGGTAACCGACCCACAGGAACGTGAAGCAGTATTCGATATCTTTCGGCGATGGGGGTACCTGCAGGCCTCACTTGACCCTCTCGGGCAGTATCTTCCCGCGGACCCATTCCCTACACCCGCTCCTGAGGGCGAGTTGGCTGCGGAAGCCAGGCGCTACTATTGCGGCACCATCGCAATCGAGTTCATGCACATCCCCAGTGTGGAACAGAGACAGTGGCTTCAGTCTCAGATCGAAAAGACTCCCTCCAAGCCGAATCAGGCACACATCCTCACTCAGCTCATCCGCGCCGACCTCTTTGAGCAGGTGATCCAGTCCCGCTACCTGGGAACCAAGCGTTTCTCCCTTGAGGGAATCACCGCGCTGATTCCGTTCCTTGACCAGATCCTTGAGCTTGGTTCGACCCTTGGCGTCACCAAGGCGATGCTCGCGATGAATCACCGCGGACGCCTGAATGTGATGACCAACACTATCGGCCGTCCCGCATCTGAGATATTCACCAAGTTTGAAGACGTCGATCCGCGCAGCACCCTTGGCGGTGGTGATGTGAAGTACCATCTCGGCGCAACCGGCGATTACACGTCGCCGAGCGGTAAGGTGATCAGCCTCCATCTGGCCTCCAACCCGAGCCATCTCGAAGCAATCGACCCGGTTCTGATTGGCCGCAGCCGCGCCCGCCAGGAGCGCATCGGAGAGGGGGGAAAGAAGCAGGTCCTTCCGATCCTTGTCCACGGCGATGCCGCCTTCGCAGGGCAGGGCATCCTGGCCGAGACCCTCAACATGGAGACCCTGCCGGGTTACAACGTCGGCGGTGTGATTCACGTGATCGTCAACAATCTTCTGGGCTTCACTGCGAACCCCGAGGAGTCCAACGCCAGCCGCTTCTCCACCGACATCGCCAAACGGCTACCCATCCCCATCATTCACGTCAACGCCGAAGATCCGGACGCAGTTGTTCGCGTTGCAGCTCTTGTGACCGAGTACCGGCAGCGCTTTGGCTCAAGCGTTGTCGTCGACCTGATCGGCTACCGTCGCCATGGCCACAGCGAGGTCGATGATCCGACCGTAACGCAACCGCGCCGGTATGCGGTCATCAAGGATCATGCGCCGCTCTATCAGATCTATGCGGAGAAGATTGGCGTCAATCCTGCGAAGGAAGCGGAGAATATCCAGCAGGAGTTCCTCGACCAGCAGAAACTGGCGACCCAGGCCAGTCACATCCCCCACATGGCGACCCTTCCGTCGTACTGGGACAAGTTCAAGGGCGGCGAGTATGATGCCTCGCTCGAGGTCAATACCGGAATTTCGGCTGAGCGCGTCGGCGAGCTTGTCAAGAAGATCACGACTTATCCCAAGGACTTTCACATTCACCCGAAGGTAAAGAAGCTCTTCGAGCAACGCCTGGAGATGGGATCGGGTGCAAAGCTGTTCGACTACGGCACAGCAGAGCTCGTCGCGTTTGCCTCGTTGCTGGAAGACGGCACTCTGGTTCGTCTGACCGGTCAGGATTCGCAGCGCGGAACCTTCAATCAACGCCATTCGATCGTGGTCGATACTGAGACGGAGAGCCGTTATTCTCCGCTTGCAAATCTCAGCAAGGCGCAGGGCCGCTTTGAGGTCTACAACTCGTTGCTTTCTGAGGCCGCCGTCCTTGGCTTTGAGTACGGTTTCGCCCGAGACTACCCTGAGGCTCTGGTGATGTGGGAGGCGCAGTTCGGCGACTTCGCCAACGGTGCTCAGATCATCATCGACCAGTTCATCGCCGCAGGCGAGGCAAAGTGGGGGCTTCTCTCCGGCGTCGTCCTCCTTCTGCCGCACGGCTATGAAGGCCAGGGGCCGGAGCACTCCAGCGCCCGTGTCGAGCGATATCTTCAGCTTGCCGCCAACGACAATATCCAGATCTGCCAGCCTTCGAACGCCGCCCAGTACTTCCATCTGCTGCGCCGCCAGGTGATGCGTTCGTGGCGCAAGCCGCTGGTGGTCTTTACGCCGAAGAGCATGCTGCGTCATCCCGATGCTGCGTCCCCGATCGCGGACTTCAGCCACGACCGCTTCCTCAACGTCCTTCCGGACAACGATGTGAAGGATCCACGGCGTCTGCTGGTCTGCAGCGGAAAGGTCGGCCACAATCTCCGCATGGAGCGTGAGAAACGCAAGGACTTCAGCGTAGGTATCATCTTCGTCGAGCAGCTTTATCCGTGGCCGGAGCAGGAACTGCAGGCGGCGCTCGATCAGTATCCGAATGCAGAAGAGATCGTCTGGGTCCAGGAAGAACCTGCCAACATGGGCCCGTATTTCTATGTCATGCCACTCCTTCGACGCCTGGCTGGCAACCGTGCCGTGCTGAGTGTGAAGCGGAGCGCCAGCGCCACCCCTGCAACCGGATCGGCCAAGGCACACGACATCGAGGAGAAGACCCTGGTCAATATGGCATTGGGAATGGCTGGAGACCAATAG
- a CDS encoding UxaA family hydrolase, with protein sequence MPQVLKLGSQDDVLVALQPVKAGEVLPEFHLTAVSDIPAGHKLALHPLAIGHAVRKFNQIIGFATQPIAAGEHIHTHNLAVGEVEKDYAIGVDAHQSPAIADAAAGTFLGYRRADGRVGTRNYVGILTTVNCSASVARRIAAHFTPEILSAFSNVDGVVTLTHGTGCGIASGGEGAEVLRRVFAGYATHPNFASVLLMGLGCETNQIDSLVELTGSRDTVHTANIQEEGGTSASIRNGIASVYKMLEQANRQIRTSVPASHLVIGLQCGGSDAYSGISANPALGVAADHLVRDGGTAILSETPEIYGAEHLLTRRASRPEVAERLLDRIRWWEAYTAQHKATMDNNPQPGNKTGGLTTILEKSLGAVAKGGSSNLREVYLYAEQVREHGLVFMDSPGFDPVSATGQVAGGANLICFTTGRGSVFGCKPTPSIKIASNTALFQRMQDDMDINCGCIIDGEQTVEQAGAAIYNEILEIASGKPTRSEVHGFGEEEFQPWVLGATL encoded by the coding sequence ATGCCCCAGGTTCTCAAGCTCGGCTCTCAGGATGATGTTCTCGTCGCCCTTCAACCCGTGAAGGCCGGCGAGGTGCTGCCCGAGTTTCACCTCACCGCCGTCTCTGATATTCCTGCCGGACACAAATTGGCTCTTCACCCCCTGGCAATCGGCCACGCTGTCAGAAAGTTCAACCAGATCATCGGGTTTGCGACACAGCCGATCGCCGCGGGCGAGCATATTCACACTCATAATCTCGCCGTGGGCGAAGTGGAGAAGGATTACGCCATTGGCGTGGACGCACATCAGAGTCCCGCCATTGCAGATGCTGCTGCAGGAACATTCCTTGGATATCGGCGTGCTGATGGTCGGGTGGGAACGCGAAACTATGTCGGCATTCTGACGACCGTCAATTGCTCCGCGAGCGTAGCACGACGGATAGCAGCGCACTTCACACCGGAAATTCTTAGCGCCTTCTCCAACGTCGACGGCGTGGTGACTCTCACCCATGGAACCGGATGCGGCATCGCCAGCGGTGGCGAAGGGGCCGAAGTTCTGCGCCGCGTCTTTGCCGGCTATGCCACGCATCCCAACTTCGCCTCGGTCCTGCTTATGGGGCTGGGTTGTGAGACCAATCAGATCGATTCTCTCGTGGAACTCACCGGTTCCAGAGACACCGTCCACACGGCTAACATCCAGGAGGAGGGAGGCACCTCTGCAAGCATCCGCAACGGAATCGCCTCGGTCTACAAGATGCTTGAGCAGGCGAATCGACAGATCCGCACTTCTGTTCCTGCCTCCCATCTCGTCATCGGATTGCAGTGCGGAGGCTCTGACGCCTACTCGGGAATCAGTGCGAACCCTGCCCTCGGGGTCGCAGCCGATCATCTTGTTCGCGATGGAGGAACTGCCATCCTCTCGGAGACCCCCGAGATCTACGGAGCCGAGCATCTGCTTACGCGCCGCGCCTCGCGTCCCGAAGTGGCCGAGCGCCTGCTCGATCGCATCCGCTGGTGGGAGGCGTATACAGCGCAGCACAAGGCCACGATGGACAATAATCCTCAGCCCGGCAACAAGACCGGCGGGCTGACGACGATTCTCGAAAAGTCGCTTGGGGCCGTCGCCAAAGGGGGATCCTCGAACCTGAGAGAGGTCTATCTCTACGCCGAACAAGTGCGGGAACACGGCCTCGTCTTCATGGATTCACCGGGCTTCGATCCGGTCTCCGCGACCGGGCAGGTGGCCGGCGGCGCCAACCTGATCTGCTTCACGACAGGCCGCGGTTCGGTATTCGGCTGTAAGCCTACGCCGTCCATCAAGATCGCTTCGAATACCGCACTGTTTCAGCGCATGCAGGATGACATGGACATCAACTGCGGTTGCATCATCGATGGCGAGCAGACGGTAGAGCAGGCAGGAGCCGCGATCTATAACGAGATCTTGGAGATTGCGTCGGGAAAACCAACCCGCAGTGAGGTTCACGGATTCGGGGAAGAGGAGTTCCAGCCCTGGGTTTTAGGTGCAACTCTATAG
- a CDS encoding MFS transporter yields the protein MVTLSQRMPLETPNSGPLVAVASPTPSGFAPLRIHLFRDRWVASTISSVGTWMQDTAGTWLMTSLTASPLLIALMQTAASLPVLMVGLLAGATADIFDRRRLLIFWQAWMLVSVAVLAALTFIGFISPWTLLAFTFLLNIGSAMNNPAWQAIVPELVPRELIPDAVALNSASNNLARAVGPALGGLMVAGFASVHTGAGWVFFLNAASFAGVIWVLFNWKRTPLFKSALPSERIAGSIMTGLRYVRYAPELQSSLIRAFTFAFFVSAIWALLAVVAKRDLSEGALGYGILNGSLGLGAVIAATMLPRIRRRVAADTIIAVSTFYDVATLLILAYVHYPLIIIFTLIVSGFAWTSTMSTLNTSVQLSVPAWVQARALGAYLMTFQGGMALGSILWGTIAEHTSTPIALAVSACGLAISYPFIRRFHILQGPLPDHTPFRSSRPVTQPSLFQLADNAAQAEDLIHEGPVRISIEYRIPLERYAEFTHAIHQLRGVRLRDGAMRWGIYRDVIDPERLNETFVMESWLDYLRSRERITAADEAIRAHVRELHQGEEQPKISYQIYAREITPNETPPHRQPDSK from the coding sequence ATGGTTACACTAAGTCAGCGGATGCCTCTTGAGACTCCAAACTCCGGTCCTCTGGTCGCTGTCGCCTCCCCCACGCCCAGCGGCTTTGCTCCGCTCCGTATCCATCTCTTTCGCGATCGCTGGGTAGCCTCGACGATCTCTTCGGTTGGAACCTGGATGCAGGACACAGCCGGAACCTGGCTGATGACCTCGCTGACGGCTTCGCCTCTGTTGATTGCATTGATGCAGACGGCCGCCTCGCTGCCCGTTCTGATGGTTGGCCTCCTGGCCGGGGCCACGGCCGACATCTTCGACCGAAGAAGATTGCTCATCTTCTGGCAGGCATGGATGCTGGTTTCGGTGGCGGTTCTGGCCGCTCTCACCTTTATCGGCTTCATCTCGCCGTGGACCCTGTTGGCATTTACCTTCCTGCTCAACATTGGCTCCGCGATGAACAATCCTGCATGGCAGGCCATCGTTCCGGAGCTTGTTCCACGAGAGCTCATCCCCGATGCCGTTGCACTTAACTCTGCGTCCAACAATCTCGCCCGGGCGGTCGGTCCTGCGCTCGGCGGTCTGATGGTCGCCGGCTTTGCCAGTGTTCATACGGGCGCCGGATGGGTCTTCTTCCTTAACGCCGCTTCCTTTGCCGGCGTTATCTGGGTGCTCTTCAACTGGAAGCGTACGCCCCTGTTCAAATCGGCGCTGCCATCGGAGCGGATCGCTGGCTCCATCATGACGGGCCTGCGTTATGTTCGTTACGCGCCGGAGCTGCAGTCCTCCCTCATTCGCGCCTTTACCTTCGCCTTCTTCGTATCGGCCATCTGGGCTCTCCTGGCCGTCGTGGCCAAACGCGATCTCAGTGAAGGCGCGCTGGGATATGGCATCCTGAATGGCTCTCTGGGTTTGGGAGCGGTGATTGCGGCAACCATGCTGCCCCGTATCCGTCGCCGGGTTGCGGCCGATACGATCATCGCAGTCTCAACGTTCTACGACGTGGCAACGCTCTTGATTCTCGCTTACGTCCATTATCCGCTGATTATCATCTTTACGCTGATCGTCTCCGGATTCGCGTGGACCAGCACGATGTCCACGCTCAACACCTCCGTGCAACTCTCCGTACCCGCATGGGTCCAGGCGCGTGCGCTTGGGGCATACCTGATGACCTTCCAGGGAGGCATGGCGCTCGGATCCATCCTGTGGGGTACCATCGCCGAGCATACATCGACTCCCATTGCTTTGGCTGTCTCCGCCTGCGGACTCGCGATCAGCTATCCCTTTATTCGCCGCTTTCACATCCTCCAGGGCCCTCTGCCCGATCACACTCCCTTCCGCTCCTCGCGGCCAGTGACGCAGCCAAGCCTCTTTCAACTTGCAGATAACGCCGCTCAGGCCGAAGACCTCATCCACGAAGGTCCGGTGCGCATCTCCATCGAGTATCGAATTCCGCTCGAGCGCTACGCAGAGTTCACCCATGCCATTCACCAGCTTCGCGGCGTGCGTCTGCGCGACGGCGCCATGCGTTGGGGAATCTATCGCGACGTCATCGATCCCGAGCGGCTGAACGAGACCTTCGTCATGGAGTCATGGCTCGACTACTTGAGATCGAGAGAGCGGATCACCGCGGCCGACGAAGCCATCCGCGCGCACGTGCGCGAGCTGCATCAGGGTGAGGAACAGCCAAAGATCTCCTACCAGATCTACGCCCGCGAGATCACACCCAACGAGACGCCTCCGCACCGTCAGCCTGACTCGAAATGA
- the mutL gene encoding DNA mismatch repair endonuclease MutL: protein MGRIRILSDLVANQIAAGEVVERPASVVKELLENSLDAGATRIRIEVEGGGRKLIRITDNGHGMGADDALLAFERHATSKLRTSDDLLSIATLGFRGEALPSIASVSRLTLETRFAEEEAGTVVEIAGGNIVRVEPAGLPTGTTITIRDLFYNTPARRKFLRSEQTELSHIAALVTHYALANPNRHVELHSSTQALLTAPAAATTADRLFQVFGKETTSHMIPAAAEMDFTRVGLPEPPPWKRDADYEVPEPGFLRLSGFISKPDLQKLNRNSIYIFVNGRLIRDRLILHALTEAYRNIIPPTSYPVVLLFLEMPPQEVDVNVHPAKTEVRFRQAAFVHDFVRDTVRTALMHARPAADFLQALHNSPLASASLLVDVSPLPGGPEQPVFGPMGDAVGFGSEAPPNPADIASFALQSAPAPASSRLEFGETIPVGYDPSAEEGSPLQPDGEAQTLNALATLRPLGQLQDSFILAVNDEGLWIVDQHVAHERVLFEKILRDREVECVQRQRLLMPVLVDLLPAQMVAFTRLADELERNGFEAEPFGPKTIAIKAAPVGLQGRELERMLEEVLAVPDREQQVENSEARRHRIAASIACHAAIKINTPLDPAKMDWLLRELAKTEHPTSCPHGRPIALRYSLKDIQKAFHRI from the coding sequence ATGGGCCGTATCCGCATCCTCTCCGACCTGGTGGCCAACCAGATCGCCGCCGGCGAAGTCGTCGAGCGTCCGGCCTCCGTTGTTAAGGAGCTGCTGGAAAACTCGCTCGATGCCGGAGCCACGCGCATACGAATCGAGGTGGAGGGCGGGGGCCGCAAGCTGATCCGCATCACCGATAACGGACACGGCATGGGGGCCGACGATGCCTTGCTGGCTTTTGAGCGCCATGCCACCTCGAAGCTGCGGACCTCTGACGACCTGCTCTCCATCGCCACCCTCGGTTTTCGCGGTGAGGCCCTGCCGTCCATTGCCTCCGTCTCGCGTCTTACGCTGGAGACCCGGTTTGCGGAAGAAGAAGCCGGAACCGTCGTCGAGATTGCAGGCGGCAATATCGTTCGCGTGGAACCCGCCGGGTTGCCCACTGGTACTACGATTACGATTCGCGACCTTTTCTATAACACTCCTGCACGCCGCAAATTTCTTCGTTCCGAACAGACGGAACTGTCGCACATCGCCGCACTGGTGACGCATTATGCGCTTGCGAATCCGAACCGACACGTTGAGCTGCACTCGTCCACGCAGGCGCTTCTCACGGCTCCTGCTGCGGCAACCACCGCTGACCGGCTCTTCCAGGTCTTCGGCAAAGAGACCACATCGCATATGATTCCGGCGGCAGCGGAGATGGACTTTACCCGCGTGGGTCTGCCTGAGCCTCCGCCGTGGAAGCGCGATGCCGACTACGAGGTGCCGGAGCCCGGCTTTCTCCGTCTCTCCGGCTTCATCTCCAAGCCAGACCTGCAGAAGCTCAACCGCAACTCGATTTACATCTTCGTCAATGGCCGCCTCATCCGCGATCGGCTCATCCTGCATGCCCTTACTGAGGCTTATCGCAACATCATTCCGCCGACTTCGTACCCGGTGGTTCTACTCTTTCTCGAGATGCCGCCTCAGGAGGTCGACGTCAACGTTCATCCTGCAAAGACGGAGGTTCGTTTTCGTCAGGCTGCGTTCGTGCATGACTTCGTCCGCGATACTGTACGCACCGCCCTGATGCATGCGCGGCCCGCGGCCGACTTTCTCCAGGCGCTGCATAACAGCCCGCTGGCCAGCGCGTCTCTGCTGGTCGACGTGAGTCCATTGCCGGGCGGTCCCGAGCAACCGGTTTTCGGCCCGATGGGCGATGCTGTGGGATTCGGCTCGGAGGCCCCGCCCAACCCTGCCGACATCGCCAGCTTTGCGTTGCAATCCGCTCCAGCGCCTGCCTCGTCACGACTGGAATTCGGCGAGACGATCCCCGTGGGTTACGACCCTTCGGCGGAGGAAGGAAGTCCGCTGCAGCCTGACGGAGAAGCCCAGACGCTCAACGCCCTTGCTACGCTCAGGCCGCTCGGCCAGCTTCAGGACTCTTTCATCCTCGCAGTCAACGATGAGGGGCTCTGGATCGTCGATCAGCACGTCGCGCACGAGCGCGTGCTCTTCGAAAAGATCCTGCGCGACCGTGAGGTCGAGTGCGTGCAGCGCCAGCGACTCCTGATGCCTGTGCTCGTGGACCTTCTTCCCGCCCAGATGGTTGCTTTCACCCGGCTCGCCGATGAGTTGGAGCGGAATGGCTTTGAGGCTGAGCCCTTTGGCCCGAAGACGATCGCAATCAAGGCCGCGCCCGTTGGTCTGCAGGGCAGGGAACTGGAGCGCATGCTCGAAGAGGTGCTCGCCGTTCCTGACCGTGAGCAGCAGGTGGAAAACTCCGAGGCTCGACGTCATCGCATTGCAGCCTCCATCGCCTGTCACGCCGCCATCAAGATCAATACGCCGCTCGATCCAGCCAAGATGGATTGGCTGTTGCGCGAGCTGGCGAAGACCGAGCATCCGACAAGCTGCCCGCACGGCCGGCCAATCGCCCTGCGCTACTCTCTGAAGGACATTCAGAAGGCCTTCCATCGTATTTAG
- a CDS encoding PEP-CTERM sorting domain-containing protein, producing the protein MRRTLKFFCVAAFALVLSAPARLFAAPVTYNLTLTPSAGSLYGGTGSITFDGAPSASGISDYSVSNGKLIDVAFNIDGQTFTLAGATGDTLVRFLDGQLNDITFAEMIGSSPNRYTLHVTSVYAFYYNDGQAASYGTFTATPVDGPSPVPEPGSLALLGTGFLGASGALYRRLRTARSS; encoded by the coding sequence ATGCGCCGTACCCTGAAGTTTTTCTGTGTTGCAGCTTTTGCCTTGGTTCTCTCAGCTCCGGCCCGGCTGTTTGCCGCTCCGGTTACCTACAATCTCACCCTTACACCCTCTGCTGGTTCTCTCTATGGCGGCACGGGCTCCATCACCTTTGATGGAGCGCCTTCTGCCTCGGGAATCTCCGATTACTCGGTCAGCAATGGAAAGTTGATCGATGTTGCCTTCAACATCGATGGACAGACCTTTACCCTCGCCGGGGCTACGGGCGATACCCTCGTTCGCTTCCTCGATGGGCAACTGAATGACATCACCTTTGCCGAGATGATCGGAAGTTCTCCGAATCGTTACACCCTGCACGTCACGAGCGTCTATGCCTTCTACTACAACGATGGCCAGGCTGCTTCTTACGGTACCTTCACGGCAACCCCCGTTGATGGGCCGTCTCCCGTCCCGGAACCAGGTTCGCTCGCTCTGCTTGGGACCGGATTTCTCGGGGCCAGCGGCGCGTTGTATCGCCGCCTGCGCACAGCGCGTTCCAGCTAA